GATCGTGGCCGCCTGGGGCGCAGGTGAGGCGAGTTAAGCGGGCAGCGCAGCCGGGCCGTCGCGCTCGGCGCGCTCGTCCTTCAGCGCGACGCCGCTCAGTTTGAGGCGTCGCGCTTCGCTCATCAAATAGATCAGCGTCTGGGTGGCAGCAGCATAGCTCTGGCCATGGGCATGGATATTCGAGATGCAGTTGCGTTCAGCATCGGTGCGTCCGGGGCGCGGATCGTAGGTCAGATATATGCCAAGGCTGTCAGCCACGCTCAGACCCGGGCGTTCGCCGATCAGGATGGCGGCCTGCCTGGCGCGAAGCAGGCTGCCTATCTCATCGGCTACGGCTACCCGACCCTGGCGCACCACCACGATCGGCGCCAGGCGCCAGCCCAGACCCTGGAGGGCTTCGGCTATGTGGATAACCAGGGGGGCAGCGTGACGATGTACTGCCAGGGCCGAGAGACCATCCGCGATGGCCAGAACGGCGTCATACGGCTCACCATCAGGCGGTGCGTGCAGGGATAGGGCCACGCGGGAATCGTCGTTCAGGCGCCGGCCGAGGTCGGGGCGCTTGAGATAGGTTGCCCGGTCGGGTGCGGCGCTGTGCACGATCAGCACGGGCAATCCGGCGGCGCCCGCCGCTGCGGCCACACCTTCGGCGTCGAAGGGCAGATGCACCGCGTCGCGGGCGCGGGCGTGGTCGTATTGGAAGGCCAGCAGCGGAGCGGTAGGCAGACCGTCGCCAGCGCGACCGAGGGCGATGCGGGCATTGGTATAGCGGCGCAGCGCCTGCCACGGGTCATTAGAAGGCAGGGGTTCGTCAGACATGGTAGCACCTGTTTGCGGGTCGGTGGCGCATTCGCTTTAC
Above is a window of Chloroflexaceae bacterium DNA encoding:
- the eutC gene encoding ethanolamine ammonia-lyase subunit EutC, whose protein sequence is MSDEPLPSNDPWQALRRYTNARIALGRAGDGLPTAPLLAFQYDHARARDAVHLPFDAEGVAAAAGAAGLPVLIVHSAAPDRATYLKRPDLGRRLNDDSRVALSLHAPPDGEPYDAVLAIADGLSALAVHRHAAPLVIHIAEALQGLGWRLAPIVVVRQGRVAVADEIGSLLRARQAAILIGERPGLSVADSLGIYLTYDPRPGRTDAERNCISNIHAHGQSYAAATQTLIYLMSEARRLKLSGVALKDERAERDGPAALPA